One genomic region from Microcella humidisoli encodes:
- the typA gene encoding translational GTPase TypA, with protein sequence MALATRTDLRNVAIVAHVDHGKTTLVDAMLRQTDSFAAHSHMEDRAMDSNDLEREKGITILAKNTAVTYKGKHSGGQDITINVIDTPGHADFGGEVERGLSMVDGVVLLVDASEGPLPQTRFVLRKALAAKLPVILLVNKTDRPDARIEAVEEETHDLLLGLASDLQDEVPDLDVDAILDLPVIYASGRAGAASRTRPADGSLPDNDDLEPLFEAILQHIPAPSYDDEHPLQAHVTNLDASPFLGRIALLRIFNGTLKKGQQVAWVRHDGTHSSMRITELLKTRALERYPAESAMAGDIVAIAGIEDITIGETIADLDDIRPLPAITVDEPAISMTIGTNTSPLVGKVKGHKLTARMVKDRLDRELIGNVSIRVVDIGRPDAWEVQGRGELALAILVENMRREGFELTVGKPQVVTKTIDGKLHEPFEHLTIDAPEEYLGAITQLLAARRGRMEGMTNHGTGWVRMEFIVPSRGLIGFRTEFLTTTRGTGIANAIAHGYEPWAGSIVSRNNGSIVADRSGVVTSNAMMALQERMSFFVKPTDEVYEGMVVGENSRADDMDVNITKEKKLNNIRSSTAEELERLTPPRQLTLEECLEFAREDECVEVTPEIVRIRKVELDQTLRARATSRLKKQNA encoded by the coding sequence ATGGCACTCGCCACCCGCACCGACCTGCGCAACGTGGCGATTGTCGCCCACGTCGACCACGGCAAGACCACCCTCGTCGACGCCATGCTGCGTCAAACCGACTCGTTCGCCGCCCACTCCCACATGGAGGACCGGGCGATGGACTCGAACGACCTCGAGCGTGAGAAGGGCATCACGATCCTCGCCAAGAACACGGCGGTGACGTACAAGGGCAAGCACTCCGGTGGCCAGGACATCACGATCAACGTGATCGACACCCCCGGCCACGCCGACTTCGGCGGCGAGGTCGAGCGCGGCCTGAGCATGGTCGACGGCGTCGTGCTTCTCGTCGACGCGAGCGAGGGCCCGCTGCCCCAGACCCGGTTCGTGCTGCGCAAGGCGCTCGCGGCCAAGCTGCCGGTCATCCTGCTCGTGAACAAGACCGACCGTCCGGATGCTCGGATCGAGGCCGTCGAGGAGGAGACACACGATCTGCTGCTGGGCCTCGCGAGCGACCTGCAGGACGAGGTGCCCGACCTCGACGTCGACGCGATCCTCGACCTCCCGGTGATCTACGCCTCGGGCCGTGCCGGTGCCGCGAGCCGCACCCGGCCCGCCGATGGCAGCCTGCCCGACAACGACGACCTCGAGCCGCTGTTCGAGGCGATCCTGCAGCACATCCCGGCGCCGAGCTACGACGACGAGCACCCGCTGCAGGCGCACGTCACCAACCTCGACGCGAGCCCGTTCCTCGGCCGCATCGCGCTGCTGCGCATCTTCAACGGCACCCTCAAGAAGGGCCAGCAGGTCGCCTGGGTGCGCCACGACGGCACGCACAGCTCGATGCGCATCACCGAGCTGCTCAAGACGCGCGCTCTCGAGCGCTACCCGGCCGAGTCGGCCATGGCCGGCGACATCGTCGCGATCGCGGGCATCGAAGACATCACGATCGGCGAGACGATCGCCGACCTCGACGACATCCGCCCGCTGCCGGCCATCACCGTCGACGAGCCCGCGATCTCGATGACCATCGGCACCAACACCTCGCCGCTCGTCGGCAAGGTCAAGGGCCACAAGCTCACGGCCCGCATGGTGAAAGACCGCCTCGACCGCGAGCTCATCGGCAACGTGTCGATCCGCGTCGTCGACATCGGGCGCCCCGATGCGTGGGAGGTGCAGGGGCGCGGCGAGCTCGCGCTCGCCATCCTCGTCGAGAACATGCGCCGCGAGGGCTTCGAGCTCACGGTCGGCAAGCCGCAGGTGGTCACCAAGACGATCGACGGCAAGCTGCACGAGCCCTTCGAGCACCTCACGATCGATGCGCCGGAGGAGTACCTCGGCGCGATCACCCAGCTGCTCGCGGCCCGCCGCGGCCGCATGGAGGGCATGACGAACCACGGCACCGGCTGGGTTCGCATGGAGTTCATCGTGCCGAGCCGCGGCCTCATCGGGTTCCGCACCGAGTTCCTCACCACCACGCGCGGCACCGGCATCGCCAACGCCATCGCGCACGGCTACGAGCCGTGGGCCGGCTCGATCGTGTCGCGCAACAACGGCTCGATCGTGGCCGACCGCTCGGGTGTCGTGACGAGCAACGCCATGATGGCGCTGCAGGAGCGCATGTCGTTCTTCGTGAAGCCGACCGACGAGGTCTACGAGGGCATGGTCGTGGGCGAGAACTCGCGCGCCGACGACATGGACGTCAACATCACGAAAGAGAAGAAGCTCAACAACATCCGCTCGTCGACGGCGGAGGAGCTCGAGCGCCTCACGCCGCCGCGCCAGCTGACGCTCGAAGAGTGCCTCGAGTTCGCCCGCGAGGACGAGTGCGTCGAGGTGACGCCCGAGATTGTGCGCATCCGCAAGGTCGAGCTCGACCAGACGCTGCGCGCGCGGGCGACGTCGCGGTTGAAGAAGCAGAACGCCTAG